One region of Manis pentadactyla isolate mManPen7 chromosome 9, mManPen7.hap1, whole genome shotgun sequence genomic DNA includes:
- the LOC130684737 gene encoding olfactory receptor 56B4-like codes for MDSSTSVNNSSSLHMSQFLLMGLPGIHEWQHWLSLPLALLYLSALGANLLIMITIQHEATLHVPMYHFLGILAVVDIGLATTIMPKILAIFWLDAKAISLPECFVQIYVIHFFICMESGIFLCMAVDRYIAICHALQYPSIVTEAFVVKATGFMVLRNGLLTIPVPVLAAQRHYCSRNEIDHCLCSNLGVISLACDDITVNKFYQLILAWILTGSDMALVFSSYALILHSVLKLNSPEAISKALSTCSSHLILTLFFYTGIIVLSVTHLAGKKIPLIPVLLNVLHNVIPPALNPMVYALRMHELRLGFQRLLGLGGDVPTK; via the coding sequence ATGGATTCCTCCACCAGTGTCAACAACAGTTCCAGCCTCCACATGTCCCAGTTCCTCCTGATGGGGCTCCCGGGCATTCACGAGTGGCAGCACTggctctccctgcccctggccctgctctACCTCTCAGCTCTTGGTGCCAATCTCCTCATCATGATCACCATCCAACATGAGGCCACACTGCATGTGCCTATGTACCATTTTCTGGGCATATTGGCAGTTGTGGACATTGGCCTGGCCACCACCATCATGCCCAAGATTCTGGCCATCTTCTGGCTCGATGCCAAGGCCATCAGCCTCCCTGAGTGTTTTGTTCAAATCTATGTCATCCACTTCTTTATTTGCATGGAGTCTGGTATCTTCCTCTGCATGGCAGTGGACAGATACATAGCCATCTGTCACGCACTTCAGTACCCCTCCATAGTCACTGAAGCTTTCGTGGTCAAGGCCACAGGATTCATGGTGCTCAGGAACGGCCTGCTTACTATCCCAGTGCCTGTACTTGCTGCCCAGCGACACTACTGCTCAAGGAACGAGATTGACCACTGCCTGTGCTCTAACTTGGGGGTTATCAGCCTGGCCTGTGATGACATCACTGTGAACAAATTTTACCAACTGATCTTAGCATGGATCCTGACTGGGAGTGATATGGCTCTGGTTTTTTCCTCCTATGCACTAATCCTTCACTCTGTGCTAAAGCTGAACTCACCAGAAGCAATCTCAAAGGCCCTGAGCACCTGTAGCTCCCACCTCATCCTCACCCTCTTCTTCTACACAGGTATCATCGTGCTGTCTGTTACACACCTTGCAGGGAAAAAGATTCCCCTAATCCCTGTGCTCCTCAATGTGCTGCACAATGTCATCCCCCCTGCCCTCAACCCCATGGTCTATGCGCTCAGGATGCACGAGCTCAGACTGGGCTTCCAGAGACTGCTTGGGCTCGGTGGAGATGTGCCCACCAAGTAA
- the LOC130684736 gene encoding olfactory receptor 52K1-like: MIITVLSNNSHLFPRTFFLAGIPGLTAAHIWISLPFCFMFFLAVTGNGILLFLTWTECSLHQPMFFFLAMLSFVDLVLSLSTLPKMLAIFWFDATAISSHSCFLQMFFVHAFSAMESGVLVAMALDRLVAICDPLRYPTILTPVVVVKIGGMVVLRGVGLTISFPSLAHRLPYCGSHTIAYTYCEHMAVVKLACGATAVDNLYAFAVAIFVGVGDVAFILYSYWQIVRTVIHFPSPKARAKAGSTCMAHICVIFFFYGPGFLSVVMQRFGPPVASAAKVILASLYLLFPPALDPIVYGVKTKQIREQVFKILRPKRIDPT, translated from the coding sequence atgattatcacagtTCTTTCCAATAATTCTCATCTTTTCCCACGTACTTTCTTCTTGGCTGGCATCCCAGGACTGACTGCTGCCCACATTTGGATCTCACTTCCCTTTTGCTTCATGTTCTTCCTGGCAGTGACTGGGAATGGCATCCTGCTTTTTCTCACCTGGACAGAATGTAGCCTTCACCAGcccatgtttttctttcttgccaTGCTCTCCTTTGTTGACCTGGTCCTCTCCCTGTCCACTCTGCCCAAGATGCTCGCCATCTTCTGGTTTGATGCTACAGCCATCAGCTCCCACTCCTGTTTTTTGCAGATGTTCTTCGTCCATGCATTCTCTGCCATGGAGTCGGGAGTGCTGGTGGCCATGGCCTTGGATCGCCTTGTGGCCATCTGTGACCCATTGCGTTACCCCACCATTCTTACCCCAGTTGTTGTTGTCAAGATTGGAGGCATGGTAGTGCTTCGAGGTGTGGGGTTGACCATCTCCTTTCCAAGCCTGGCTCATCGGCTGCCCTACTGTGGCTCCCACACAATTGCCTATACCTACTGTGAGCATATGGCAGTGGTAAAGCTGGCTTGTGGGGCCACCGCTGTGGATAACCTCTATGCCTTTGCTGTGGCAATCTTTGTTGGTGTGGGAGATGTGGCCTTTATCCTCTACTCCTACTGGCAGATCGTGAGGACTGTGATTCATTTTCCTTCACCCAAGGCACGTGCCAAAGCAGGCAGCACATGTATGGCTCACATCTGTGTCATCTTTTTCTTCTATGGACCAGGCTTTCTTTCCGTGGTCATGCAGCGCTTCGGCCCACCGGTGGCCTCTGCTGCCAAGGTCATCCTTGCCAGTCTCTACTTGCTCTTTCCCCCTGCACTGGACCCCATTGTCTATGGGGTCAAGACCAAGCAGATCCGGGAGCAAGTGTTTAAAATTCTAAGACCCAAGAGGATTGATCCCACTTGA